Sequence from the Terriglobia bacterium genome:
ACAGGGCTGAGAGTCCCCGATAGAAGGCAGTCTGCTTCACCTCCTCGACACGGATCACCTGAACGGAGATGTTGTCTTCCGCGCCGCGGCTTTCCGCCGTCGAGATCAGATATTCGCAGGCAGCCGCGGGCTCCATGCGGCGCATCACGTCGGCGATCTCATGCTCCATGAAGAGCGTGTGAAGACCGTCGGAACACAGAATAATGCAGTCCCTGTTCATGAGACTCGACTTTGAGAAATCCATCTGGACGATGGGATTCTGGCCGAGAGAACGCGTCAGAACGGAACGCAGCTCGCTGGACATCGCCTCTTCCTGGGAAATCAGGCCGAGCTTGCGCTGCATTTCGACGTAGGTGTGATCCGAGGTCAGCTTCTTTACCGTGCCGCTGCGCACCAGGTAGACGCGGCAATCCCCGACGTGGCCGATGTTCACTTCCTTATTCCGGAAGATGCAGGCGCTTAGTGTGGTTCCCATGCGCCGCTGCTCGGACTCGACGCCGAAGTTGTAGATGTCGAGATTCGCTTCTTTGAAGATCTGCTCGAGAATCTGGTTGGGTTTGCTGCCTCGTGAAGCCGTCTTGAAAGTGTTGAGAGCGATGTCGATCGCCATCCGGCTGGCGATTTCACCGGAGCTCAGGCCTCCGACGCCATCCGCTACCGCGGCAAGCGAGCCATGGACGAGCCTTTCGTCTTCATTTTCGGGTTGCCAGAATCCGATGGAGTCTTCGTTGTGATGACGAACCGGGCCCGTCGAGGAGAGTTCTGCAAATATCAGCTTCAAGTGGCTATTGTAACTGAGGGGGGTCGCACCCCGGAATTCCTGAACTGCGGAATTCCGGCGTGCGACCCCCCTCCCGTCTGGTTACACTTTCACTTTTTGAGGCGCCGAGACGTAGAGCTCTTTGCCTTTCCTCGAACTCGCGCTCTTGAAGTAAATCAAGCCGTAGATACCCCATAGCGCGCATATGCCCAGCGCAACATACGGTTCATGCCAGCTCATGCCGCTGACCATGAACGGACCGATCAGGTAGAACAACATACACATCAGGTTCGCGGCAACACCGAAGATCGGTATGAACATGTGCTTGAACCCGTTGAAGGTGTGATGCTCTCTGAAAGCGACGATGGCGACTACGCACGTCATCATGTAAAGCAGGAACGTTCCGAAGTTGCTGACCAGCGTGATAACGACCGAGCTTTGCGGCAGTTTGGCGGCAAAGTCATGGCTGAAGAGTCCGAAGCTGTACCAGATGTTGTGCGGAAGAGCCCTGATCGTATCGTCGGTCTGCGCTCCCGGACCCGCAAAGTTGAACAGGATTGTCAGGATGCCGATGATCGCCGAAAGCGTAACCAGCGTCCAGATTGCCCGGTGAGGCGTCAGTTTCTCCCCGTGCAGCATGCCGAAATGCTCGGGCACTTCTTCGTCGCGGCCCATGGCGTAGGTGACGCGGGCGCCCGTGCTCATGCACGACAGCGTGGTGCCGACGAGAGCAAGAAACACCGTGAACGCCTGGACCAGCATGAACGCCTTGCCGGCCGCTGCGCTGCCGAACATCCATGTGCCCACAATGATCATCATGTCACCGATCGGCGCAGCCGAGCCCAGTGCATTCGAAAGCTGGTATCCGTTATGGAGGAAATAATTCGCTGCGAAATATTCGATTGCATAGCAGATGAGTCCCTGAACCAGCAGCGAGAGAACCACCGCTTTCGGGATATGGTTTTTCGGGTCCTTCGCCTCCTCGCCCATCGAGGTGACCGACTCGAAGCCGACCAGAATCAGAATCGCGATACAAGCCTGAATGAACA
This genomic interval carries:
- a CDS encoding APC family permease, with amino-acid sequence MSSNEKPTTRATLGLGGLTMNAMALIAPGAFLWLTFFIQSSYGAPMAAQGMWFGIFAALMLCLATAIAYAELSKLYPGAGSSYFFAEQAFLSKTKAYRFARIAKFMVGWASHLYYWVYPGLMVGVTALVVGYMFGQIWPDTFSASIPSPLFMIIFCPLFAIAVGYICFRGVTGTTAVNTAINVIQITALVVFSFMAIGYRMNHPQGSVGITLDPNGAPISKVIAMDKDGKPVKDAQGNFVIAKGPDGKEQDFTVDYSMPIQKGPSADNPKVMVDQFQYHSSPGSVVAPHNFNYVFIQACIAILILVGFESVTSMGEEAKDPKNHIPKAVVLSLLVQGLICYAIEYFAANYFLHNGYQLSNALGSAAPIGDMMIIVGTWMFGSAAAGKAFMLVQAFTVFLALVGTTLSCMSTGARVTYAMGRDEEVPEHFGMLHGEKLTPHRAIWTLVTLSAIIGILTILFNFAGPGAQTDDTIRALPHNIWYSFGLFSHDFAAKLPQSSVVITLVSNFGTFLLYMMTCVVAIVAFREHHTFNGFKHMFIPIFGVAANLMCMLFYLIGPFMVSGMSWHEPYVALGICALWGIYGLIYFKSASSRKGKELYVSAPQKVKV